Proteins from a genomic interval of Thamnophis elegans isolate rThaEle1 chromosome 2, rThaEle1.pri, whole genome shotgun sequence:
- the LOC116524007 gene encoding LOW QUALITY PROTEIN: uncharacterized protein LOC116524007 (The sequence of the model RefSeq protein was modified relative to this genomic sequence to represent the inferred CDS: deleted 1 base in 1 codon), whose protein sequence is MGRDLLCKLRAQIFFDEKGSVGVKYGNVNLEMPKEEAWRIMVVQEVSGDKWREFQVPGLWAEDNPPGFAAHHTPIIVEELPMSPPVCIRQRGYPREIVQAIQEVIQLYLTYKILVPTDSPWNSPILPIPKGEGKYRMAQDLRRVNSSTVTIYPTLPNPYVLLGLIPPEAKWFSVIDLKDAFFSIPIHKKSQHLFAFEWENPTTGRKQQYTWTRLPQEYKNSPTHFSAALATDLEILDLPPPDVVLQYVDDLLVTGQTEGDCHANTEALLLLLQEKGYKASRAKAQLVQLNVRYLGYDIQQGQRTLGHERKEAICQLPAPRNRKELRGFLGAAGFCRIWIPNFALLAKPLYEATKGNEKEPLRWEKEEQKSFLNLKHALTQAPSLGLPNLDKPFHLFVDTKQNMAVGVLTQKMGTWYRPVAYLSKQLDQVAKGWPSCLKAVAGTALLTQEANKLTFGQQLNIYTPHALRAVLDQKGHLWLTNPRMLKYQGLITHNPLIKLVQSYALNPATLLPEPDSEISHDCLQTIEETYASRPDLKDEPFSDPDATFFTDGTSFIHEGVRKAAYAIVTLDDVWEAKPLPAGTSAQLAELHALTRALELAKGLRVNIYTDSKYAFLTVQVHGALYKERGLITAGGKDIKYGPQILRLLDSVWAPKQVAIMHVRGHQKGISTAERGNHKADQVARAAALDPFSLQANCLTLWIPNQEDEPPSYSHSEVQQAEAIGAELVNGWWTLPDNRVFVPQQTLSSLYTLPKGEDEGRTPPRLLIHGKQSLYGQVVKTPLQVSLQVLGIPVYDSVDPIRQKREVNTAFSNFPCKELTEYEKSDTWSSERIVCTYGRATWAEDGSWGYRTPIYMINRIMRLQAVLDLAGERIDKSLNILSTAMDKLRTAVYQNRLALDYLLAREGGVCGKFNLSNCCLQIDETGSVIKQLTTEMGQLTHFPGQEWKGLNLASYFSSWLSKLPGWQAIITFIGLIAAGCIIIPCIMPLFVRAISSTLSLLVEKRATAKVLTLMGHTGEEHEYVGLIGNREPDTYETPQ, encoded by the exons ATGGGTAGAGATTTACTTTGCAAACTTAGAGCACAGATATTTTTTGATGAAAAGGGATCCGTAGGAGTGAAATATGGCAATGTGAATTTAGAGATGCCTAAGGAAGAGGCTTGGAGAATCATGGTGGTGCAGGAAGTCTCAGGAGACAAATGGAGGGAGTTCCAGGTTCCTGGGCTGTGGGCGGAAGATAACCCCCCTGGTTTTGCTGCTCACCACACCCCTATCATTGTTGAGGAACTACCAATGAGCCCTCCTGTATGCATCCGCCAGAGGGGGTACCCAAGAGAAATTGTGCAGGCTATTCAGGAAGTCATACAACTGTATCTGACTTATAAGATTCTAGTGCCCACTGACTCCCCATGGAATTCACCGATTCTGCCTATaccaaaaggggaagggaaatatCGAATGGCTCAGGATCTTCGTCGGGTCAACAGttcaacagtcacaatttatcCCACGTTGCCAAATCCTTATGTGTTACTTGGGTTAATTCCACCAGAAGCTAAATGGTtttcagttattgatttaaaagatgccttcttttcTATACCCATTCATAAAAAAAGCCAGCACTTGTTTGCCTTTGAATGGGAAAATCCGACAACAGGAAGGAAACAGCAGTATACTTGGACACGCCTTCCACAAGAATATAAAAATTCCCCAACGCATTTTAGCGCGGCGTTAGCTACGGACTTGGAAATTCTAGATTTACCCCCTCCTGATGTTGTGTTACAATATGTGGATGATCTTTTGGTAACAGGGCAAACAGAAGGGGACTGTCATGCCAATACAGAAGCCCTGTTacttctgttacaagaaaaaggctATAAAGCTTCTAGGGCCAAAGCACAATTGGTCCAGTTGAATGTTAGGTATTTGGGATATGATATCCAGCAGGGGCAAAGAACTTTGGGACATGAAAGGAAGGAAGCCATTTGTCAATTACCAGCcccaagaaataggaaggaattgaGAGGCTTTTTAGGAGCAGCAGGATTTTGCCGCATTTGGATTCCTAACTTCGccttgttagcaaagccactttatgaagctacaaaagggaatgaaaaggaacctttgcgatgggaaaaagaggaacagaaaagtTTTTTGAACTTAAAACATGCTTTGACTCAAGCCCCAAGTCTGGGACTGCCTAATTTAGACAaaccttttcatttatttgtggacACTAAACAGAATATGGCTGTGGGGGTGTTAACTCAGAAGATGGGAACGTGGTATCGAccagttgcatatttgtcaaaacaattggATCAGGTAGCAAAAGGGTGGCCCTCTTGTCTTAAGGCTGTAGCAGGCACGGCTTTACTTACTCAGGAAGCAAATAAACTTACTTTTGGACAGCAGTTgaatatctacaccccccatgctcttcgggCCGTTCTGGATCAGAAGGGccatttgtggcttaccaatccacgtatgttgaagtatcaggggcttattacacataaccccctcatcaagcttgttcagtcatatgctttgaatcctgccactctgttgcctgaaccagactctgagaTCTCTCATGATTGTTTGCAAACTATTGAGGAAACCTATGCTAGTCGCCCAGATTTGAAAGATGAACCCTTTTCCGACCCGGATGCAACT TTTTTTACCGATGGAACCAGTTTTATCCATGAAGGTGTAAGGAAAGCAGCTTATGCCATAGTTACTCTTGATGATGTATGGGAAGCCAAGCCCTTACCTGCAGGAACTAGTGCCCAGTTGGCAGAATTACATGCACTCACTAGGGCGTTGGAATTAGCAAAAGGTCTACGTGTCAACATTTATACAGACTCCAAATATGCCTTTCTTACAGTTCAAGTGCATGGAGCTTTGTATAAAGAAAGAGGTCTTATTACAGCAGGAGGAAAGGACATTAAATATGGACCCCAAATTTTGCGTCTATTGGACAGTGTGtgggcccccaaacaagttgccattatgcatgtacgAGGTCATCAGAAGGGGATTTCaacagctgaaagaggaaacCACAAAGCTGATCAGGTGGCAAGGGCAGCAGCTTTGGATCCATTCTCCCTGCAAGCTAACTGCCTTACTTTGTGGATCCCGAACCAAGAGGATGAACCCCCCTCATATAGCCACTCGGAAGTCCAGCAAGCTGAAGCTATAGGGGCAGAACTAGTAAATGGGTGGTGGACTCTGCCGGACAACCGGGTGTTTGTACCTCAGCA GACTCTGTCCAGCCTCTACACCCTGCCAAAAGGAGAAGACGAAGGAAGGACGCCACCTCGCCTGCTGATTCACGGGAAGCAATCGCTCTACGGCCAGGTGGTGAAGAcccctctgcaggtgtcgctccag gtgctGGGAATTCCAGTGTATGACTCAGTCGATCCCATTCGTCAGAAAAGAGAAGTgaacacagccttctctaactttccttgcaAGGAACTTACTGAATATGAGAAATCAGATACATGGAGTTCAGAGAGAATTGTATGCACGTATGGAAGGGCCACATGGGCTGAAGATGGGTCGTGGGGTTACCGCACCCCGATTTACATGATAAACAGAATCATGCGATTACAGGCAGTGTTGGACCTGGCTGGGGAGAGAATTGACAAATCCTTGAATATTCTCTCCACTGCCATGGACAAACTTCGTACTGCAGTataccaaaatcgattggctctcGATTACCTCCTCGCAAGAGAAGGAGGAGtatgtgggaagttcaacttatCAAATTGTTGccttcaaattgatgaaactgggaGTGTCATTAAACAGCTGACCACGGAAATGGGACAGCTCACTCATTTCCCAGGACAAGAATGGAAAGGATTGAATCTCGCCTCATATTTTAGCTCTTGGTTGTCAAAATTGCCCGGATGGCAGGCTATCATTACTTTTATTGGCCTGATTGCAGCAGGATGTATAATCATTCCCTGCATTATGCCACTTTTTGTCCGTGCTATCAGCAGTACTTTATCTCTCCTGGTGGAAAAACGGGCCACTGCCAAGGTCCTGACACTTATGGGACACACAGGAGAGGAACATGAGTATGTGGGGCTCATAGGCAATAGGGAGCCTGATACTTATGAAACTCCACaataa